Proteins encoded by one window of Cucurbita pepo subsp. pepo cultivar mu-cu-16 chromosome LG14, ASM280686v2, whole genome shotgun sequence:
- the LOC111809950 gene encoding general transcription factor IIE subunit 2-like — translation MALQEKLDRFKRQQERCQTTLSGIAASKTTTTTPRFTPAPAASRPPAPAIKFSNDTERLQHINSIRKSPVGAQIKRVIDLLLETRQAFTPEQINESCYVDINSNKAVFDSLRNNPKVHYDGRRFSYKSKHDLKDKNQLLYLIRKFPEGIAVIDLKDSYPSVMEDLQALKASGQVWLLSNFDSQEDIAYPNDPRIQIKVDDDLKQLFREIELPRDMLDVEKDLQKNGMKPATNTAKRRANAQNVASSKPKPKKKKQEISKRTKLTNAHLPELFKN, via the exons ATGGCGTTGCAAGAAAAACTAGATAGGTTTAAGAGACAGCAAGAAAGATGTCAGACTACCTTGTCTGGCATTGCTGCATCCAAGACTACTACTACTACACCCAGGTTTACGCCTGCTCCAGCCGCTTCAAGACCTCCGGCTCCTgctataaaattttcaaatgacaCTGAGAGACTTCAACACATTAACAGCATAAGGAAATCCCCAGTCGGGGCTCAGATCAAGAGGGTTATTGACCTGCTTCTGGAG ACAAGACAAGCCTTTACACCTGAGCAAATCAATGAATCATGTTATGTTGATATAAATTCCAACAAAGCTGTCTTTGATAGTTTGCGGAATAACCCAAAGGTGCACTATGATGGGAGGCGTTTCTCTTACaag TCCAAGCATGATCTGAAGGATAAGAATCAACTTCTTTACTTGATTCGGAAATTTCCAGAAGGCATTGCTGTCATTGATCTCAAGGATTCTTATCCAAGTGTTATGGAAGATTTGCAA GCCCTAAAAGCCTCAGGCCAGGTTTGGCTTCTCTCGAACTTTGATTCACAAGAAGATATTGCATACCCAAATGACCCTCGAATTCAAATCAAAGTAGACGATGATCTGAAGCAACTGTTTCGGGAAATTGAATTACCTCGTGATATGCTCGATGTTGAAAAGGATCTGCAGAAGAATGGGATGAAGCCTGCTACCAACACTGCAAAGAGGCGAGCCAATGCACAAAACGTGGCGTCCTCGAAACCAAAGccgaagaaaaagaagcaagAGATCAGCAAGAGGACCAAGCTCACCAATGCACATCTTCCGGAGCTCTTCAAGAATTAA
- the LOC111809951 gene encoding stress-response A/B barrel domain-containing protein UP3 isoform X1: MLIQAHSPNPHVFFLPRSPSISRHLSVHVSHSRGLKAPMGRRNEPLSRISASGEHSPTTNSGKKRKVFEHISLLKARENISEEEENDLLDYLYTTQYQMRGIVAVSLGRACGQNSESYTHGVYMRFQRKEDLEKFYVNPFYSRVLNEHVMPYCHGLIHVDYESEVEDDMLPIFRKGEEFNYGVEFVLLIKFLQDSFGKPLEDALNSLEQLAIDNPSLIVQFTQGLNFNPSCKEFTHGVVIRFRSIEAFEMFTGSSDYKDMWRSKFQPIIQKTVSLHFSVDPVGTEIM; encoded by the exons ATGCTCATTCAAGCTCACTCCCCAAACCCACATGTCTTCTTTCTTCCCAGAAGCCCTTCAATTTCCCGCCATTTATCCGTCCATG TTTCTCATTCACGTGGACTCAAAGCGCCGATGGGGCGACGAAATGAACCATTGTCTAGGATTTCGGCTTCGGGGGAGCACAGTCCAACCACCAATTCGGGGAAGAAAAG AAAGGTTTTCGAACACATTTCTCTGCTCAAAGCGAGGGAAAATAtttcagaagaagaagagaacgaTCTGCTTGATTATCTCTATACCACCCAGTATCAAATGCGGGGCATTGTTGCCGTTTCATTAG GACGTGCCTGTGGCCAAAATAGTGAAAGCTATACCCATGGTGTGTATATGCGTTTCCAACGAAAGGAAGACCTTGAAAAATTCTATGTGAACCCTTTCTACTCGCGAGTACTAAATGAGCATGTGATGCCTTATTGTCAT GGATTGATTCATGTAGATTATGAATCAGAGGTGGAAGATGACATGCTTCCCATATTTCGGAAAGGAGAG GAGTTCAATTATGGTGTGGAGTTTGTGCTTCTCATTAAATTTCTTCAAGATTCATTTGGAAAACCTTTAGAAGACGCATTAAATTCTCTCGAGCAACTGGCAATTGATAACCCTTCTTTAATTGTCCAGTTTACACAAG gtttaaattttaatcccAGTTGTAAGGAGTTCACACATGGAGTTGTTATACGATTTCGGTCAA TTGAAGCCTTCGAGATGTTTACAGGCAGCTCAGATTACAAAGAT ATGTGGAGGTCTAAGTTTCAACCAATCATCCAGAAAACAGTGTCTCTTCACTTCTCTGTTGACCCAGTAGGGACTGAGATCATGTAG
- the LOC111809949 gene encoding probable LRR receptor-like serine/threonine-protein kinase At1g63430, with the protein MEYFASVQIFCMIFAVLTVTGDSLASDEASALKIFKQQISKDPKRVLSNWNLQVENPCNWSGIACSSDGGHVIKLXVSGALLQGFLAPSLGQLSFLQELYLHGNNLLGTIPKELGLLKKLKVLDLGRNQLSGSIPSEIGSLSDILKINFGSNGLTGRLPPELGNLRYLRELRLDRNKLQGSIPDGDILELTSNMHRMYASNATGLCHSTELKFADFSYNFFVGKVPKCLDYLPRSSFRGNCFHFNDPKQRTAAQCGGGSPPAESHPGGSSKHVPVQHASKHQRTSKPAWLLTLEVITGIMTGSLFIVAVITSLRKCTGKSSIIIPWKKFSSGKDHDSLYIDTEMLKDVPSITRQELDVACEDFSNIIGSSPDSIVYKGTMKGGPEIAVISICIKEENWTDYLELYFQREVADLARLNQENVGKLLGYCKESSPFTRMLVFQYASNGTLYEHLHYGEGCFSWTRRMNIILGIARGLKYLHSELQPPFTISELNSGSVYLTDDFSPKLVDFESWKTILSRSEKNSGSIGNQVTQCILPNSLEPRYLDIESNIYAFGVILLEVVSGRPPYCKDKECLVDWAKEYLESPDEMFHLVDPEVKHFADEDLRTICEVVSLCIHPQPTKLICMRDICSMLETRIDTSVSVELKASSLAWAELALSS; encoded by the exons ATGGAATATTTCGCTTCCGTTCAGATTTTCTGTATGATCTTTGCAGTTCTGACTGTGACCGGTGATTCCTTGGCATCGGATGAAG CATCGgctcttaaaattttcaaacaacaaATATCTAAAGATCCAAAGCGAGTTTTATCAAATTGGAATTTACAAGTTGAAAATCCCTGTAACTGGTCTGGCATTGCCTGTTCTTCAGATGGTGGCCATGTTATAAAGCT TNATGTTTCTGGGGCATTGCTGCAAGGGTTTCTAGCACCAAGCTTGGGTCAACTCAGCTTCCTGCAAGAATTGTATCTTCATGGCAACAATCTGCTTGGAACAATACCTAAGGAGCTGGGGTTATTAAAGAAACTTAAGGTTCTTGATTTGGGGAGGAATCAACTCTCAGGCTCCATCCCTTCAGAGATTGGGAGTTTGTCAGATATTCTGAAAAT CAACTTTGGATCGAATGGATTGACCGGGAGGCTACCCCCGGAGCTCGGAAATTTGAGATACCTCAGAGAACTTAGGTTAGATAGGAATAAACTTCAAGGATCTATTCCAGATGGTGATATCTTAGAACTTACATCCAATATGCATAGAAT GTATGCATCAAATGCAACTGGACTCTGTCACTCAACTGAGCTCAAGTTTGCAGATTTTTCatacaatttctttgttgggAAAGTACCCAAGTGCTTGGACTATCTTCCAAG GTCAAGTTTTCGAGGGAACTGTTTTCATTTCAATGATCCTAAACAGCGAACTGCAGCTCAATGTG GTGGTGGTTCTCCACCTGCTGAATCACATCCAGGAGGTAGCTCGAAGCACGTACCTGTTCAGCATGCTTCCAAACACCAAAGAACTTCAAAACCTGCCTGGCTTCTAACCCTTGAAGTCATTACTGGAATCATGACGGgttctttatttattgttgCTGTGATCACTTCTCTTCGAAAATGCACGGGTAAATCCTCGATCATCATTCCGTGGAAGAAATTCTCAAGTGGGAAGGACCATGATAGCCTTTACATCG ACACTGAGATGCTGAAAGACGTACCAAGCATCACTAGGCAAGAGCTTGATGTAGCCTGCGAAGATTTCAGTAATATCATTGGCTCCTCACCGGACAGTATAGTATACAAGGGCACCATGAAAGGTGGGCCTGAGATTGCTGTTATCTCAATATgcattaaagaagaaaactgGACAGACTATCTTGAGCTCTATTTTCAGCGAGAG GTGGCAGATCTAGCAAGACTAAATCAGGAGAATGTAGGAAAGTTGCTAGGCTATTGTAAAGAAAGCAGTCCATTTACAAGGATGTTGGTTTTTCAATACGCATCGAATGGAACATTATACGAGCACCTTCATT ATGGAGAAGGTTGTTTCTCCTGGACACGACGTATGAATATTATCTTAGGCATTGCTCGTGGTCTTAAGTATCTTCATAGTGAACTCCAACCACCATTTACTATATCAGAGTTGAATTCTGGTTCTGTATATCTTACGGATGATTTCTCACCGAAG CTGGTTGACTTTGAAAGCTGGAAGACCATTCTTTCAAGGTCAGAAAAAAACTCAGGCTCCATTGGAAACCAAGTCACTCAATGTATTCTTCCAAATTCTCTCGAACCACGCTATCTCGACATAGAAAGTAACATCTACGCCTTCGGTGTTATTTTACTGGAAGTAGTCAGTGGGAGACCTCCATACTGTAAGGACAAAGAATGCTTGGTAGACTGG GCCAAGGAATACCTCGAATCGCCAGACGAGATGTTTCACTTGGTAGACCCAGAAGTGAAGCATTTTGCAGATGAAGATCTGAGGACGATATGCGAGGTGGTAAGTCTTTGCATTCATCCACAACCCACGAAGCTGATTTGTATGCGGGACATATGCAGCATGCTGGAGACCAGAATTGACACCTCGGTCTCTGTTGAGTTGAAGGCGTCTTCTCTTGCTTGGGCTGAACTTGCACTTTCTTCATAG
- the LOC111809951 gene encoding stress-response A/B barrel domain-containing protein UP3 isoform X2, which produces MLIQAHSPNPHVFFLPRSPSTSRHFSVHVSHSRGLKAPMGRRNEPLSRISASGEHSPTTNSGKKRKVFEHISLLKARENISEEEENDLLDYLYTTQYQMRGIVAVSLGRACGQNSESYTHGVYMRFQRKEDLEKFYVNPFYSRVLNEHVMPYCHGLIHVDYESEVEDDMLPIFRKGEEFNYGVEFVLLIKFLQDSFGKPLEDALNSLEQLAIDNPSLIVQFTQGLNFNPSCKEFTHGVVIRFRSIEAFEMFTGSSDYKDMWRSKFQPIIQKTVSLHFSVDPVGTEIM; this is translated from the exons ATGCTCATTCAAGCTCACTCCCCAAACCCACATGTCTTCTTCCTTCCCAGAAGCCCTTCAACTTCCCGCCATTTCTCCGTCCATG TTTCTCATTCACGTGGACTCAAAGCGCCGATGGGGCGACGAAATGAACCATTGTCTAGGATTTCGGCTTCGGGGGAGCACAGTCCAACCACCAATTCGGGGAAGAAAAG AAAGGTTTTCGAACACATTTCTCTGCTCAAAGCGAGGGAAAATAtttcagaagaagaagagaacgaTCTGCTTGATTATCTCTATACCACCCAGTATCAAATGCGGGGCATTGTTGCCGTTTCATTAG GACGTGCCTGTGGCCAAAATAGTGAAAGCTATACCCATGGTGTGTATATGCGTTTCCAACGAAAGGAAGACCTTGAAAAATTCTATGTGAACCCTTTCTACTCGCGAGTACTAAATGAGCATGTGATGCCTTATTGTCAT GGATTGATTCATGTAGATTATGAATCAGAGGTGGAAGATGACATGCTTCCCATATTTCGGAAAGGAGAG GAGTTCAATTATGGTGTGGAGTTTGTGCTTCTCATTAAATTTCTTCAAGATTCATTTGGAAAACCTTTAGAAGACGCATTAAATTCTCTCGAGCAACTGGCAATTGATAACCCTTCTTTAATTGTCCAGTTTACACAAG gtttaaattttaatcccAGTTGTAAGGAGTTCACACATGGAGTTGTTATACGATTTCGGTCAA TTGAAGCCTTCGAGATGTTTACAGGCAGCTCAGATTACAAAGAT ATGTGGAGGTCTAAGTTTCAACCAATCATCCAGAAAACAGTGTCTCTTCACTTCTCTGTTGACCCAGTAGGGACTGAGATCATGTAG
- the LOC111810520 gene encoding nuclear transcription factor Y subunit C-4-like — protein sequence MRQAGAYSGVTYWKTGPHSLPLARIKKIMKKSGEDVKMISAEAPIVFSKACELFIEELTKRSWMIAMQSKKRMLHKEDVASAILATDIFDFLIGLIFHETTTPAASAAGDLAESETMSIPVEMRPFLQS from the coding sequence ATGAGGCAAGCAGGAGCATATTCCGGCGTCACGTACTGGAAAACAGGGCCGCACTCGCTGCCGTTAGCGAGAATCAAGAAGATCATGAAGAAATCCGGCGAGGATGTGAAGATGATCTCCGCCGAGGCGCCGATCGTCTTCTCGAAAGCGTGTGAACTGTTCATCGAAGAATTGACGAAGAGATCGTGGATGATTGCGATGCAGAGCAAGAAGAGGATGCTTCACAAAGAGGATGTCGCTTCCGCCATTTTGGCTACAGATATTTTCGATTTTCTGATCGGATTGATCTTCCATGAAACCACCACCCCCGCCGCTTCCGCCGCCGGCGACCTTGCTGAAAGTGAAACTATGTCCATTCCCGTGGAGATGAGGCCGTTCTTGCAGTCCTGA
- the LOC111810519 gene encoding myosin heavy chain, striated muscle-like produces MFKSARWRSEKNRIKAEFKLQFCATQISEFGGDSLTISVVPGDVGKPTLRLEKATVRGGKCRWENPAYVTVKFDADQKTGKFTEKIYHFRVSSGLTKAGLLGEVSIDFAKYAETTKPFSASLPLHNSNSAVLHIWIQRIQEDAAQRDLEEFEDSKTRSQDESLSSYLNNEDMNKNSQTQVGLLPQYAKNDGLNDEAERNGDHRTSSGSDSTVSSYESSSGLDSPVGNGIRNNTHQQPNGFLSPLSHAPDSHKSPAHEENHAFPWKWSVQSDQTDDSGVNGIVGGRSKKETDIENEELKNELSVLSRRADMSDMELQTLRKQIAKENKRSHDLMSEVSSLKAERDEWRAECEKLKGFQKHMDDAKVKNKLQFEHGDLRALIEEMRQELNYEKDLNANLRLQLQKTQESNTELILAVQDLEEMLEQKNCEISEAKKAEEEDDELKALEDLVKDQKNDRKAYELEQKVMELYDEIELHMRDKDELAIQTEQLALDYEILKQENHVLSCKLEQCQLQEQLKMQHERSSSAAAMINELEKKIEYLENELKQQSAEYSNTSATIRELQSHVRSLEEELEKQGQDFEADLEAMTVSKVEQEKRAIRAEEALRKMRLRNAHTAEKLQEEFGRLSKQMASTFEANENVAMKALAEASELRSQRTHLEEALQKANEELRSAREKLHELSHQIKSNSTQIEQMTSELETKSKQLEHQDTKSESFSQEIQMLKSEINRLVGENSNLKEQAEQVETMRVDLAQMTTLAREGEMLIQTRNTERNELESKVILAKKESDKLLDELEKLRDTKDEKEILLELLQAEFQKLKVECNDLKHSLAEDEIEKEKLRKQILQLKAELKKEEASNSSEKKLKHNNGRVAATIGGNKTSPKPKLNPASHGPAEVANLREKIKMLERQIKSNENALETSENSFLQKEQDFCNRILELESRLEELNHLETSQEVTNSRNDITSHGGTFEETRRRADNLSNNGNELSVNSNTNSFKTAPTVGDSNGNLDELLTELSSLKEKNQSMENELKDMQERYSEISLKFAEVEGERQQLVMTVRNLKNAKRN; encoded by the exons ATGTTCAAGTCGGCGAGGTGGAGGAGTGAGAAGAACAGGATCAAGGCTGAGTTCAAATTGCAATTCTGTGCGACTCAG ATATCTGAATTTGGCGGTGATTCATTGACGATATCGGTGGTTCCTGGTGATGTGGGGAAGCCGACGCTGAGACTGGAAAAGGCGACAGTTCGAGGAGGAAAATGTCGGTGGGAGAATCCTGCTTATGTAACAGTTAAGTTTGATGCAGACCAGAAAACTGGAAAGTTCACTGAGAAAATCTACCATTTTCGAGTTTCTTCG GGATTGACCAAAGCTGGTTTACTTGGTGAAGTTTCTATTGATTTTGCTAAATATGCTGAAACCACCAAGCCTTTCTCTGCTTCTCTTCCCCTCCACAATTCAAATTCTGCAGTTTTGCAT ATTTGGATACAGAGGATTCAGGAAGATGCTGCTCagag AGATTTGGAAGAGTTTGAGGACTCGAAAACTAGATCTCAAGATGAGAGCTTAAGCAGCTACTTGAACAACGAGGATATGAACAAGAACAGTCAAACTCAAGTGGGATTGCTTCCTCAATACGCCAAAAAT GATGGGTTGAATGATGAAGCTGAAAGAAATGGTGATCATAGAACATCAAGTGGATCAGACAGTACAGTTTCAAGTTATGAGAGTAGCTCTGGACTTGACAGTCCAGTAGGAAATGGGATTAGGAACAACACCCATCAGCAACCTAATGGCTTTCTTTCACCATTAAGCCATGCCCCAGATTCTCACAAATCACCTGCTCATGAAGAGAATCATGCATTCCCGTGGAAGTGGTCGGTTCAATCTGATCAAACCGATGATTCGGGAGTCAATGGCATTGTAGGAGGAAGGTCCAAAAAGGAAACTGATATTGAGAATGAGGAACTGAAGAATGAGCTTTCTGTGTTGAGCAGACGAGCAGACATGTCGGATATGGAGTTGCAGACGCTTCGTAAACAGATTGCGAAAGAGAATAAGAGAAGCCATGATCTTATGAGTGAGGTTTCTAGCTTGAAAGCGGAGAGAGATGAATGGAGAGCAGAATGTGAGAAGTTGAAGGGCTTTCAAAAGCACATGGATGATGCAAAAGTTAAAAACAAGCTGCAGTTTGAACATGGGGATCTGCGGGCTCTTATAGAAGAAATGAGACAAGAATTGAATTATGAGAAAGACTTGAATGCCAATCTCCGGTTACAACTACAGAAAACTCAAGAATCGAATACCGAGTTGATTTTAGCGGTACAAGATCTCGAGGAGATGCTGGAGCAGAAGAACTGTGAAATATCAGAGGCCAAGAAAGCTGAAGAAGAGGATGATGAGCTAAAAGCACTTGAAGATCTTGTGAAGGATCAAAAGAATGATAGAAAAGCATATGAACTGGAGCAAAAAGTGATGGAACTCTACGATGAAATCGAGCTGCATATGAGAGATAAGGACGAGCTAGCAATACAAACGGAGCAGCTTGCGCTTGATTATGAGATATTGAAACAGGAAAACCATGTTCTTTCCTGTAAACTGGAGCAGTGTCAACTTCAGGAGCAATTAAAGATGCAGCATGAGCGCTCCTCTTCCGCTGCTGCTATGATAAATGAGCTTGAAAAGAAGATTGAGTATCTCGAAAACGAACTTAAACAGCAGTCGGCTGAATATTCCAATACTTCTGCTACAATCAGGGAACTTCAATCCCATGTCAGAAGTTTGGAGGAAGAACTTGAGAAGCAGGGGCAAGATTTCGAAGCTGACTTGGAGGCAATGACGGTTTCCAAGGTCGAGCAAGAGAAAAGAGCTATCCGAGCGGAAGAAGCTTTAAGAAAAATGAGGTTGAGAAATGCTCATACTGCAGAAAAGCTTCAGGAGGAATTTGGAAGGCTGTCCAAGCAGATGGCTTCTACATTTGAGGCAAATGAGAATGTGGCTATGAAAGCACTAGCAGAAGCTAGTGAGCTTCGCTCACAGAGAACTCACTTGGAAGAAGCTCTCCAGAAAGCCAATGAAGAGCTACGATCCGCGAGAGAAAAATTGCATGAACTTTCTCATCAAATCAAGAGCAACTCAACTCAGATAGAACAAATGACATCAGAACTCGAGACTAAGTCCAAACAACTCGAACACCAGGATACAAAGTCTGAATCGTTCTCTCAGGAGATCCAAATGCTCAAATCCGAGATCAACCGACTCGTAGGAGAGAATAGCAATCTTAAAGAACAAGCTGAACAGGTAGAGACTATGAGAGTAGATTTAGCTCAAATGACGACGTTAGCTAGAGAAGGCGAGATGCTAATCCAAACAAGAAATACCGAAAGAAACGAGCTGGAGAGCAAGGTTATCTTGGCGAAGAAAGAATCTGACAAACTCCTGGATGAGTTGGAGAAGCTGAGGGACACGAAAGACGAAAAGGAGATTTTGCTAGAACTTCTACAGGCAGAGTTTCAGAAGCTCAAAGTTGAATGCAATGACTTAAAGCATTCTTTGGCTGAGGATgagatagagaaagagaaactTAGAAAGCAGATATTGCAGCTGAAAGCTGAGCTGAAGAAGGAGGAGGCCTCTAACAGTTCTGAGAAAAAGCTCAAGCATAACAATGGACGTGTGGCTGCAACTATTGGTGGAAACAAAACTTCTCCAAAACCAAAGCTAAATCCAGCTTCTCATGGACCTGCTGAAGTTGCTAATTTGAGGGAGAAAATCAAAATGCTCGAG AGACAgataaaatcaaatgaaaacgCCTTAGAAACATCAGAGAATTCATTTCTCCAAAAGGAACAAGACTTCTGCAATAGAATCCTAGAGTTGGAGAGCAGACTAGAAGAGCTAAACCATTTGGAGACATCTCAAGAG GTAACCAACAGTAGAAACGACATCACTTCACATGGGGGAACGTTCGAGGAGACGAGACGGAGAGCAGACAACTTAAGCAATAATGGCAATGAATTATCAGTCAATAG CAACACAAACTCGTTCAAAACCGCTCCGACGGTTGGCGATAGCAATGGCAACCTTGATGAACTGTTGACAGAATTGTCATCATTAAAAGAGAAGAACCAATCAATGGAAAATGAACTGAAGGATATGCAAGAGAGATACTCAGAGATAAGTCTTAAGTTTGCAGAGGTAGAAGGTGAAAGGCAGCAGCTAGTAATGACCGTGCGCAACCTCAAGAATGCAAAGAGGAATTAA